From a region of the Impatiens glandulifera chromosome 4, dImpGla2.1, whole genome shotgun sequence genome:
- the LOC124933487 gene encoding uncharacterized protein LOC124933487 translates to MSQGFAIELYFDPALENQVLKSWNVLARRQISTQLIEISSRPHITLFSTPYVEPSKLINVVKSLANKESISISFSSIGSLPNDNNVLFIAPTPTTALLQFHSQLFEALKKEGVEIGDEYHPDSWIPYCSVAEELPKGRMAEAFTVLRDLKLPVTGFATDIGVLQFSPVNELFSVALGSNIEA, encoded by the coding sequence ATGTCACAAGGATTTGCAATCGAGCTTTACTTCGATCCAGCTCTAGAGAATCAGGTATTGAAATCATGGAACGTATTGGCTCGTCGTCAAATCAGTACTCAACTAATCGAGATTTCATCTAGGCCACACATCACGCTGTTTTCAACTCCCTACGTTGAGCCTTCAAAGCTTATAAACGTTGTGAAATCTCTAGCTAACAAGgaatcaatttcaatttctttCTCGTCAATTGGTAGTCTTCCAAATGATAACAATGTTCTCTTTATTGCACCAACTCCAACTACTGCTTTGCTTCAGTTTCATTCTCAGCTGTTTGAAGCTCTTAAGAAGGAAGGTGTTGAAATTGGTGATGAGTATCATCCTGATTCTTGGATACCTTATTGTTCTGTTGCTGAAGAATTGCCTAAAGGTCGAATGGCTGAAGCTTTCACTGTTCTGCGAGATCTTAAGTTGCCTGTTACCGGTTTCGCTACTGATATTGGTGTTCTTCAGTTTTCGCCCGTTAATGAACTCTTTTCGGTTGCACTAGGTAGCAATATTGAAGCATGA